The Bombina bombina isolate aBomBom1 chromosome 9, aBomBom1.pri, whole genome shotgun sequence sequence tccctctggacagagaacatgaCTGCTTCAGTAAacgctgctgctgctggtgggaagagctggagcacagtctagtcagagggatagtgagatcctctagtaatgggcagtaacacttcctacaatacaataaattcaagcctgtcagcggtcctgctgtgtgatcaccccacactgattctgtgacaaaggaggattctcaggtccaaaggcaaccattcaacccttcattggatttaatttgctttcattaaccaaagtttatagattatatacatataaatgcagtgtgtgtgtgtatataaaacaatattaattgtgatggGGTGGTGGAAATCTTGGTGAGTGAGTTCCCACCCTTTTTTTTgaaggacttgacccctgagttagtgtgcatgatataTTGTGTGAACGTTACTTTAATGCATTTCTAcacaaagtatattttaaaaagcactcaacaataatatagagcaatgcagccactgcaaaaatgtaacgcTCCTGTTCTGTATCATGCACCCTACTGTGTAGTAcattatacagttgtcaaaaaATTGACAACCTCATTGATAAGTAAATGAGCAAAATTTCTGTCTCAGGATTTGAGAAtacctgtgctccaagatggcagcccccagtacaaagaagTGGAGCTGGCACCATCTGATAGACTTTCAGGGGTTAAATAGGAacacagctttaaagagagctgcagcaaCAGAAAGAAAAATGgcagcatagtgagtagtaaccattctagagTAGTTGTGtccaatagtttaaagggacatgaaacacaattttttttctttcgtgatttagaaagagcatgctattttaaacaactttccaattaacttctattatctaatttgcttcattctctttatatgctttgttgaaaagcatgtctagataggcttagtagctgctgattggcggctgcgcATAGgtgactcgtgtgattggcttacccttgtgcattgctatttcttcaacataaataatagaagtaaattggaatcttgtttaaaattgtattctctatctgaatcatgaaagaaaacatttgggttaaatgtccctttaatgtccctttaaggcttcacaggcacaatacacaccacagccaACTCTCTGAGCTTGGATACTGGTGCATTgctactaatggaaatatattaaaacatgcttctatttaatattgaaatgcacccaagcacatttcaattttgacctttctatccctttaataaatatgatcCCCAACATATCATAGGAATTGGTGACAGTAAAGAGAAGGCAGAGGTCAGAGAGGCTGATAGTGAATCTACCCCTTTGTTAGTACGTATTAGAGTTTACTTATTAAAAACAgcttaaaaaaaaagcttaaagggacagaaaactccaaaatattctttgtgattcagatagaacatacaattttaagcaaatttccaattcacttctattttccaatttgcttcattctctttttatccttttctgaaagaatattgacagctagctgaacacatctagttaatcacaatagacaaatctgtgcaggcaccaatcaacagctagctcccactagtgtaggatatgtgcgtattcttttttaaaaaggggtaccaagagaatgaagcacatttgaaaatagaagtgaatttaaaagggtcttaacatgacatgctctatctgactcatgcaagtttaattttgactttcctatccctttaaggtatttgtTTATCCTTCCTTATCTAAAGGggttgaaaaataaaattaaactgatATTTTTGTTTGTCTGTTTAATGTCTCTTAAAAGGGCACATTCTAGGTTGGCGCAAAGgacaaatttataaaaaagtataaaattaatTCTTATGCTGCATTCATTCATATTTACAATTCCCCAGATGCTCACTAATTTGTCACATTATGCAGAAAGATTGTATCAAAATGCATCAAAGTAAACCCAGCAAGCTTCATGAAGCAATAAAGAACGTTAATGTTTGTTTTCTATCCTTATTTAATTAATTCAGACTTTCAACTGTGTCTAGAAATATTACTTCAATTAGTTTGTATTTGAGCAGCCAAATGACAGATGTAATGTAGTAATGTGAAAATCAAGACTTGTAGACTGCGAAACGCGTATCCCATGTATCGTTAGTTGCACTCTACGGGGCTGATTTACTAAATGTCGCCGGACATgacccgctgtagcggatcatgtccacctgacatcgctaaattccgacagcatacgctgtcggcacttaacattgcacaagcatttctagtgaaatgcttgtgcaattccgcaccctgcagatttgcggccgctagcaaggggtgtcaatcatcccaatcgtatctgatcaggatgatcgctgtccgccacctcagaggtggcggacgagttaaggagcagcggtcttattcctgaaggctcacgcggaataaGTAGCATTGAGTGCTTagcaaatcggccccatagtcttatttttattgtggttttaaataaagtatcttatatattgtatatattgggttgtgaaactttttgtttttatactaCGCAGAGACTTTTAACAGTACGTAGACATATGGctttaattattttgtgtttggatCAGCGATGATGCCCATTCTTTTTTCtcacatttaaatgtttttttttgtttagttacaGTTATAGATTTTTTCAATCCACTTTAGCactaaataattttgtattttttttggtgtATAGAGACATTCTAATGcataattaaaggaccactaaagtcaaagtgaaactttaatgattcagataaagcacacaattttaaacaaatttccaactaggagtcttaaaatcagcacaattttattaaaaaaataagcaaaactatttttACAAAAGCGCTAACAGATGAGCTATATTGggtcatctgcaaaacatttatgcaaagaaaaatctagtgtacaatgtccctttaagtattgttacACCCTATGGCAGAAGATGTGCACAGTAAAAGTCATATTGTTGTCAGTTTGACCAGCCATATTGTGCACTTTAATTTAGCATGCACCATACAGAGAGGGAGCTGAACATTTTGTAGTGGTTGTAATATTGCTCTGTATTATTCCTGagtgtttttaaaatattgttatgtaacttttaaactgtgtaaaaacctCACTTTCTATTCTATTATAGTCCGTACATGCTAAGGTATATGTACACTAATTACATGTTATATGTTATAATGTCTTTGTATTGCTGctaaaaaactaatataattaaagccctattatagtgaaaaacatgaaaTGCTTTCAGTCATCAAATCATGCAATTTTCTCACTAtcaaccctgcaaatctatgtgttaaTCCTCgcaaatagattaaacacataggtaaagtaccactCAGGAGCATTAGGAACAATAGTCGAATGACCAAGCTGTGCAATgagtgctgctgattgggtcagcagcagtttctgcttgggaccagcagttttcTGTGACTTCAAATGGGTGATTTACGTAAGAGCTTATCCCCCACAAAGGGGGTAAACACATAGAAGTGCAGGGTCGGTATAATGATAAAATTTAAATGttctaacaaatgagagcatgctATTTTTTCACTGTAATGGCCATttaaagaatagtttttttttccagtttatgacaaatatatatttatttcatacaaaTGTATAACTTagaagaaacattttggtaaagaCATTTTTAAACCGTGTCTAAAAATGTTTTTCTGCATACTAGACGATGTCTGCAGAACTTCCTTTCAACATCAATATCAAAGAACCACGATGGGATCAGAGTACGTTCGAAGGAAGAGCCAAGCATTTCTTCATGGTGACTGATCCACGAAATATCTTACTTGGTTCGAAAGTCTTAGATGAAGCAAAGAACATTGTACAGAATTACAGGTTGGCTTGCTAGCTTATACATCTTCATTGTAATATAATACGAAGTCCACTTTCAAAATCATGTTTTTGTGTTTAGTCAATGGCATCGACTCTAAACTTTTTTGGTTTCTGCAAGGTACCAACTCACTTAAAGAGCCACACTTCCTCTAAAAAGTAATGGGTCTGTCTAAAACCTGTGGGGGCCCATACAAATGTCAATATTCAAATATTGAATTTAGCATTTGAATATTGAATGTTAACATTTGACTACTATGCTAGAATATTGATTCCCATAGACTTACACTGAAGTCTATAAGAGTCAACTTTCAAATATTGATCAATAAATTCAGTAAGAAAGGGAGTTTAGCATAAAATTACTACCCTAGAAAGTAATGGGTCTGTTGAGAAAATGTGGGGGTGCAAAAAATGTCAACATTCAAATATTGAATGTAACATCTGAATATTGAATGTTAACATTTGATTATTATGCTAAGAATATTAATTCCTATAGACTTACACAGTCTATGaaaatcaacaatcaaatattgatATATGAATATTCAAATACTATATTAGAAAAACAAAttttacatttgataaaggcaaaaataaactttattttttccaAAAAACAAACTGTGTATTTTTTGCAGACCTTCAGCTTGGTTTAAAATTAACTAATGAggccaaaattatttatttttaatgaagtgTTGAAATACCCCGCCACTGTTAAAACTTGTTTAACcaacaaaatacaaattaaaatggagTACTGCTACATTATTTTTTctctaagttaaagggatataaaacccaaattttttttattcatgattattgtggagcatacaattttaagcaactttccaattaatttctattatcaaaatgtctttgttttcttattatcctttgtttaaaaacagaaaggtaagtttaggagtgtctgcagcactaaatggcaaaagttttgcaacaatgttatacattagcaagaacactagatggcagcactattttttgtcatgtagtgctttagacatttgaacaaagcaaatttgataatagaagtaaattggatttttttttttaaattgtattctgtatctgaaaaataaaagaaaaatgttgtttttttatgtccctttaagcatatttacCTTTCCTTTTTTTGACAACTGTAAATCCAATAGCAAAGTGGTACTATTGTTCATGGTTGCATTTTATTGCCCATCTctttaatgagttaaagggacattccagtcaaaattgaaatgcacattaccagataatacaaacaccttagactctctgagcaagtgctgtgtttaaaatgctggtgcactttgcatacttaaatacccttttgaaacagctatagcttttactagaagcatgtttgctaatacatgtatattacgaaaatgcttctgttcaaatctgaaatgcatccacgtggattacaattttggctggaatgtccctttcaacaaggcatcctcaaacttggccctctagaggttttggaactacatttcccatgatgctttgccagcataTTAGCTGGCTtagcataatgggaaatgtagttccaaaacctctaaaGGGcccagtttgaggatgtctgctttaacctcttaacgaccacgACGTACCCTGTTTGTCGGCAGTCGTTAAGGGTTTGCCTGCTTCCTATAGCACAGGTCTTGCTGCAAGCGGCAAGACCGCGCTATTAGACCCTACCTCCCTCCCACCTAGGCTTGTTGGAATATTTAAAAGCACActtccatagaaagaccagcaatgtTAAAGGGCCAGGAAAtttaccaaataatgttatataattctgcacatagtgaagatttatataacattagctaagcgctagctttataaaacgaagggctgcatagatatttacctaagaaaatgacttttacagaacgccgctccttgttctactgagcgggtctttcaGAAGCGCATcgtggcacgctgtctattcacagccagcccGACCACGCCATTAAACTCAATCTAGCTTGCTCCCGCTGCCAGACCAGAGCGGGAACGAGGTAGATTGAGTTTAATGGCGTGGTCAGGCCGGATGTGAATAGacaaaaaacagacctgctcagtagaacaAGGAGTGGCGttctttaaaagtaattttcttaggtaaatatctatgcagctctttgttttataaagctagcgctaagctaatgttacataattctgcactatgtgcagaattgtataacattatttggtacttttactggccctttaagggtacgttgctggtctttaaagggttaaataaaataaaCGTGAAACAATACATACAGCTTATACTGGCTCTGCTCATTTAGTGAAAATATAGTACGAAGCATCTATTCAGTATATATCAAGATAAATATATTGAAAGGTAAGCTTCCCTTGTTTTGCTGCTGTCTCTTTAAAATCCCATCAATGTTTTTTAATCTCAGCAAATGTATACTTAAACAGTATATACTTGAAATAATGTATTAAAATAGTCAGGATGCTATAATATGTTTTCTACAATCTTTTaacttactatgggccagattacgagtggagcgcaaaattgcactggTATGAGAGGTGAGGTGCAATGCGAGCGcaacctcacattcacattgcagggaagcttttgtgctccaatgggagcctagttctcatgccgtgagtgctctacttgtaatctagccctatatgtaatcCTATATTTGAAGCGATAACCCCAACTGTATTTTGAAAATACACTATGGGCTGTGGGCgcagtgaaaaggttaatttcacacatgtaaattgttattgtcaatgaacaaAAAAAACTGCAATTAGGCAGTCATCATCAATACTGAATTAATTTGACTCTTACTTAGCTGCATTTCACACAAAAACAACCCTTCTATAAACTAAAATCcatcttgttttttttaattttacatagtcCCCAACATCCCCATCTGATTCAGCTTCAAACTGTTTTATTAATTCAAATTACATCACTTCTAATGAATTGGAATGGCTAAGAAAAAAcaagcaaagcaaaaaaaaaaaatcacacaagttTGAATATGATGTTTTTGCACTTTTGCTGTATTGGAATGGGGGTTATTGACATTTTTGAATAATGATATTGTCAGTGGCATGTAActgatgtaatgtaatttaatgtatcaCAGAATGGGAATACCCACTCCAGGACTAACTGAAGACCAGCTATGGCGAGCAAAATACATCTATGACTCTGCTTTCCATCCCGATACAGGAGAGAAGATGATGTTGATAGGACGAATGTCTGCACAGGTGCCCATGAACATGACAATAACAGGCTGCATGCTGACGTTTTACAGGCAGGTCACCCTCAAAATAATATTTGTAAATTCCTGAGTTTTGCTGATACTTTTAAGGGAAATTAGAGAGATCCGAGTGTCTGATTGGCCGTCTATAAAAATAATGCAAGTTATTtagcttaaaaaacaaacaaaaaaaaaacaaaaaaaacaatgttgCCATTAACTCCTTCCTGTCGGGACTTATTTGTGGTATAtatgattaagtgcccatgtgggagGAGCTACATAGAGGAAACAACTAGAACTATTAGAGATAGAATAGTGGAGCATAAGAGTAACATCAGAACAGGTAATGATAAAGCCCCTGTAGCCCACCACTTTATCAAAATGGGTCACTCTATAAATCAGCTGACGTTTCAGATAATTGAGTTAATCGCCATGCCCCgtagaggtggggatagagaaTGTATACTAAAGCAAcgagaatccttttggatctttAAGCTGGGTACGATGGAGCCAGTAGGCCTCAACAAAGATTGGGATCTGTCAGTCTTTTTGTAATTTTGCTGGACATGTAGgactttaaaatgtataaaaatttagaaaaattgtaTTCATTATGAGTAGTCTTTAAATGGTTTAATATAGAAGTTTGTTCTAGAAACTTATATGTATAGTCACCTTTGTAAgagtttgtttttctgtttttaattgtgTTAATTATGTTAAAATCACCTTTAAAATCATTGCCTTTCAGGAGGCATATGAAGAGTTAATATTGCACTTATCCTTGAGCACCACCTAGTGAAATATGAGTATAACTGGATGTAATTCAGTTTATGtgatagcatgaataagggtgtaTACCCGAAACATTGCTGctacatttgtttgtgctgtgaccTGCAATAAAGAAGTTTTGCTGCCACTTTTTCTAGTTTATTGAATTAGGGACCTATTTGTGTACAGTGGAACAAACtttcgatgtaaacaaataagtaaaaattttcgTTCacgcgatcacgtgatttcaatgataggatcgggtcaggggagtgcctatgatgctaggtgtGCTCTCCACACTTAGGTGTAATCACTGGCTGGATGCTATCCTTATAAGAATatgtagtgattttttttattgaaggagggcactcacaggacttttgtaAAGCAagacagtgcaattttatttccaaatgaatTTAGCAATTAAATAAATGTCGATGTTTCAGCCCCATTgcgggccttcttcaagacaacaaTTATACAAATAGTGCGAATGGCATCGCTTACAGCGGCATGCCAGCCGGTCTCCCTAACGACAGGTAGATATcaatcaaacataaaaataaaatgttcctttatGTAAAGAAGAACATTGTAAAGTATGCATAACTACCTgcgggtttagcgctgtaggtgtaacgcggtgtcaggttagcgtgcgagtaataagtgttaattttatttaagcaCGCTCCATTAAAATCTATAGGAAGAAGTTAGAGCGGTGGCGATAGCCATAGTCCTTAAGTTAGCGTGCACCGGGTTTCGCTTGGGCGcagacaatttactttcaacttgtaatacgcgtgctaacccACCCACGTTAgaagtttacttctagcagtgttCGCGCACGAGCGAAATCGCTAAGTAGTGTgctgcttgtaatctggcccactttTAGGCATGGTGAAAATTGTTTGCACATCTTTACCCAGAATATGGACATAGACTATGCTCATAAGTTGAATTTTAGTTTTCATCATTGCAGAAAGGAGAATTACAGAGAATGACTGCATGCATTCCCAGGCATGCACATGTAGAAGAGATTGGTTTTATACACTATAATCCCTTCAGTAGCAATTTGATAACTGCTTTTCAAAATAGTTTCCTATTTATTATTCTTACTGGGAATTTCCCAGTATATGAGACAGCACGATCACTATAAAGACAGATGCATTTCCCCTGTACTCTATTCACACCTATTTGCCTGTAGGATGCAGTCCGTAGAGCTCAGTGGAATTCTCTTACAAGCTATAGCAGCTGTACTATGTGCTAACGCCTGTGCTTAGTCATGCAGTCATAAGAGTATCCTGTTGGAGAGAGACTGATAGTCTGTTGAGGTAAACTGAGTAAGTGACTAATTCTACTTGGTAATTGTGCCCTACATTCTGAGAACCGATGCTTTACATGCCAGAGTCAGATGCGCTTCTATTTAGCAGACGCTCTACAGTTATTCTGTTATTCTGAAGTACAGGGCTGTCTAAGGGCCACACAATCCAGTTTTGTTTTGTAGGTCTAATGGTTCTGGGTTATGTCATGTTTGTGTTATTCAACTCCAAGCTGCTTATATGCAGTACATGTTTGCAAAGTTCTATAGTTATGCATTTAAGTTATCCCACATTACTTTTCTATTTATTTCCATGTGCATAATATCACATGCCCATTCATACATGTATTGGGGGAGGGGCCTACTCGGTTGTCTGCAATTGGCTCTCTCCTCTCTTTAAAATGATCCAATGTATGTGTCCCTTTTTGTTTTGTCAACACATGTGTTAATGAGCTAGTATAGTATAAACTGACCAAAAGGGCCTGGATACACTTCAGCATGATGTGACCCATTGGCAGTGTTTAGTTGGCATGGAGAagtaataagtaataagtaataagtaataatAAGAAGTAATAAGTAATAAGATGCTGGTGATTACTTGGTTCAGAGCAAAATGTATTACAGTGATAGGTTCTTAACACAAGTGAACAAGAatataaatcaatcaataaaaaGTGACTATAACCTTCACACAATAAATACAAACCACATGAAAACACCACAATTTTCAGATGAATGTAAGTCCTTTTAATTTAGAGTGGATGAATATGAGCAATTTTGACAGAACTCTTCAGGTTTGTTCCTCAAAGAGAGAAAAGGAAAACCATATCGGGAAACTGTAAAATCCGATGATATACAGCAATCCTACTCACGTTACAGAGCTTCAATAGCTCCAAGAATTGCGCTTTATAAGGGAAACCCAGGGTAATGCAGGATACACTGTAGTTTCCGGTGCTGGTTACAAAGTTTTATTAAAAGATTACAAAAGAGACTTGACAACAAATCACTTAAGGTATAAGTGTACAGGCAAGCAGCAACATATTAGCGTGTATGAGTCTTTATACATAGGACTACTTTCTCCACAATGCTGTACCACAATTTGGCCCTTCCTTGTGATCAGTCAATGTTCCTTCATTAACTCTGCAAATTCTTCTTGAAAAAGCTATGTTGAAATAGTGAAACGATTGTCGGAAAATTGTGGTGTTTTGATGTGGTTTGTATATATCTTGTTATGGGTCTAGTCACCTTTCATTGATTGATTACTTGGTTCAACCAGGCCAAATTCATGTACAGGAATCGTATGGTCATAATAAGAAGCAAGGTTAGTTCAGGCATGGGGTCAAATACCAGCGTACCAGTCCAGATCATTATGCAGAGACAAGTCAGGGAAGCAAAGGTATGGCAACAGATTGGGAGGTTCACATACATAATCATCAGGCAAAGACAGGTTAGGttcaggcaaagttcagcaaacatTAAGGTATTTCATTGTTGTGCCCCTTTTATTGCAAAAATTTTAAAACATAGGCCAGCATTTCAGATAAATGTTCAGCCTTTTTCAAGACCTCATGGCATGCTGCATACCATCAAAAAAGTACTATCACTTTTTTCATGGTATGCATCTTGTCATGAGGTCTTGAAAAAAGGCTGAGCATTCCAAAATGTTGAACTTTTTTCAAACTTTTTGCCTtcctgctgatatatatatatataatctataaaatCTGTAGAAATTGGACAAAAGCTGCTTACATTCATTATAGTAGTGACATTATCAGTTTACCTGTGAAGTGTAGACACTAAAAATGCATGTCTAAAATACTCTGAAATATAGTGatttataaatacaaattgtaGTTTCATTACGTGTTTCTTATCTTCTCTGCTTGCAGAACAACTCCTACTGTCATATTTTGGCAGTGGATTAATCAGTCGTTTAATGCCGTTGTGAATTACACTAACAGGAGTGGAGATGCCCCCATCACAAATAGGTGAGATTGAACTCAAGATCACAGTTGTCCCGAAATTTGCTTGACACTGACGGCTTGGAAGCCCTGTCCCACCCACAGCTTTAATGACTATTTACTCTGTTTCTGTTCTGGCTTATGATAGCTCTAACTCTGcacaaaaatgccccccccccaaaaaaaaaatgattaagctTTACTAACCGCTTAATATAATTGATAGATGATGTGACAGTACTACAGATGAACACACATTTATAATGTTCATAGATCACTGCAACTGATAGTATTAGCTTGttgtaattataaaaatgtgtattttgccTTTTGAGGTTGCACCAAACAATGTAAACAGTGCAAGTCCATTATCTATATGCACATTCTTCTTTCTAAGCTCTTGCTGTATGCTTTGTACTAACTTATTTTCACCATTTATCTAACAGTCAATTGGGGACGGCATATGTCAGTGCGACCACGGGTGCTGTCGTTACTGCTTTGGGACTCAAATCACTGACCAAGGTATGAATACTTTATTTGTAATCACATTATAAACAAAGATCAATTTGGCATAATTAGGCAAGTTCTTAGAAGCAGGAGAGTAGACCGGCGTTTCTCAATTCCATTCATCAGTGCACATTAACAGGTTGGAATTTCagaattaccttgggtgagagcaagtttataaccatggttactgatcagctgattatttaatatgtgctctagttcagatatcctaaaaatctggcctcaAATGACCCTCCAAGCCTTCCAACAATGCAGACAGGAATAGGTTACTGTAGTCATGCTGACCAATTGCAAGGGGTTGTCATCAAATTATTTGTCACATTTAAATGCTATTTGTGCATCTTATAGATGGTAAAGGCTGGTAAAGGGGCTTAAGTATTTTTATCTCCGCGATTGTGATTATTATTTGCTTCAATAATTACCAACAGTACTGGTACAGCTCAGTTGTAATCTTCATCTGAGACTTAGCGCCAAATTCTCCAACACTCTCTGCTCAGGTAAAATTATCTAAAAAGACCCATCAGTGCTACGATTACCTCCACAGAACTCTTTATAACATTGAGCTCTGTATCTCACTAAGGGGCAAAGCCTACATTTCTGTATGGAAAAGAAAACGTATTCTTTACAATACAGTGATCAATAAAAAAGCACTTTAAGTAGCGCATTGAAAGTACAAATGTAAAATTTGTAATTAAAGTAtgcattaaaaattgcattaattaatcctcgttaaaatttgtttaaatgaTTATACAgcaaaatgcaaatttaaattatACAGTCAAATTCTTATGTAAAGTATGCAGTAAAAAATTGTGCACAATACAAATCATATTTAatgtacactcaccggccactttattaggtacaccttgctagtaccggattGGGCCCccctttgccttcagaactgccttaattcttcgcgGCATTGATTcatcaaggtgttggaaacattcctcagagattttggtttatattgacatgatagcatcacgcagttgctgcagagttgttg is a genomic window containing:
- the SFXN3 gene encoding sideroflexin-3, giving the protein MSAELPFNINIKEPRWDQSTFEGRAKHFFMVTDPRNILLGSKVLDEAKNIVQNYRMGIPTPGLTEDQLWRAKYIYDSAFHPDTGEKMMLIGRMSAQVPMNMTITGCMLTFYRTTPTVIFWQWINQSFNAVVNYTNRSGDAPITNSQLGTAYVSATTGAVVTALGLKSLTKHLPSLIGRFVPFAAVAAANCINIPLMRQRELKCGIPITDENGNRLGESTKAAQQAIAQVVVSRIGMAAPAMAIPPLIMNILEKRAFLKRYPLMNAPLQVGLVGFCLVFATPLCCALFPQKSSISVSSLEPELQAQILEKSPGTKVVYFNKGL